In the Theobroma cacao cultivar B97-61/B2 chromosome 1, Criollo_cocoa_genome_V2, whole genome shotgun sequence genome, one interval contains:
- the LOC18611842 gene encoding probable indole-3-pyruvate monooxygenase YUCCA10 produces the protein MENMVVIVGAGPSGLATSVCLSAHSIPHAILEREDIYASLWKKRAYDRLKLHLAKEFCSLPYMPHSADSPTYIPKDMFVEYLDEYVSTFNIQPQYHRSVESACYDEVDGKWRIEARNMQSGDVEVYVAEFLVIASGENSAKYIPDLPGLDSFKGEMIHSNEYKSGSKYENKDVLVVGCGNSGMEISYDLLTFEAQTSIVIRNPFHVVSKDMVRLGMIISKYLPLFVVDFMVLLMANIKYGDLSKYGIRRPKEGPFYLKATAGRAPVIDVGTVDKIKSKEIKVVPGISSINGKKVLFEDGAEREFDAIVFATGYRSIANEWLKDYEHVLNETGLPKNNFPHHWKGEKNLYCCGLSRRGLFGVSMDAKAIAEDIKRVIDEKNGKEKGPRKILSLFFKVAAQIVLLEVGVGRSSKCSFMHGTWEILNV, from the exons ATGGAGAATATGGTTGTGATTGTTGGAGCTGGACCTTCAGGCCTTGCAACTTCTGTATGCCTATCAGCTCACTCCATTCCCCATGCAATCCTTGAAAgagaagatatttatgcttcTCTTTGGAAGAAAAGAGCTTATGATCGCTTGAAACTCCATTTAGCCAAAGAATTTTGTTCACTTCCGTACATGCCTCACTCAGCCGATAGCCCCACTTATATACCAAAAGACATGTTTGTTGAGTACCTGGATGAATATGTTTCAACCTTTAACATCCAACCTCAATATCATCGATCTGTTGAATCGGCTTGTTATGATGAAGTTGATGGAAAATGGAGAATCGAAGCGAGGAACATGCAATCAGGGGATGTGGAAGTTTATGTTGCTGAGTTCTTGGTGATTGCATCAGGCGAAAACAGTGCCAAGTACATTCCTGACCTTCCAGGGTTGGATAGCTTCAAGGGAGAAATGATCCATTCTAACGAGTATAAATCTGGTTCCAAGTATGAAAACAAGGATGTTTTGGTCGTAGGATGCGGTAACTCGGGTATGGAGATATCTTATGACCTTTTAACTTTTGAAGCTCAGACTTCAATTGTTATCCGAAATCCT TTTCATGTGGTAAGCAAAGATATGGTGCGGCTAGGGATGATAATCTCCAAGTATCTGCCCCTTTTTGTGGTGGATTTCATGGTGTTACTAATGGCAAATATAAAGTATGGCGACCTATCCAAGTACGGAATCCGTCGACCGAAGGAAGGTCCTTTCTATCTCAAAGCAACAGCAGGAAGAGCTCCAGTAATTGATGTTGGAACTGTTGACAAGATCAAGTCTAAAGAGATAAAG GTTGTTCCAGGGATATCTAGCATTAACGGGAAGAAGGTGTTGTTTGAGGATGGTGCTGAGAGAGAGTTTGATGCAATAGTTTTTGCAACTGGCTATAGAAGCATAGCTAATGAATGGCTCAAG GATTATGAACATGTTCTCAATGAAACTGGGTTgcctaaaaataattttccacACCACTGGAAGGGCGAAAAGAACCTGTATTGTTGTGGATTGTCAAGGAGGGGACTGTTTGGCGTGTCAATGGATGCAAAGGCCATAGCTGAAGACATTAAGAGAGTAATCgatgaaaaaaatggaaaagagaaAGGTCCTCGGAAGATTTTATCTCT GTTCTTCAAGGTTGCCGCTCAGATTGTGTTGCTGGAGGTTGGTGTTGGTAGGAGTAGCAAATGCTCTTTCATGCATGGCACTTGGGAGATCTTAAATGTCTAA
- the LOC18611841 gene encoding chitinase 2 yields MLKFQLFLFLVFRILFFSEQFCDGKVMMEYIGATGVPVRFDPVPIEDGIDFHFILSFAVDADPSGNAQNGKFSTYWADTLTPESVAAIKKQHPNVKVMASLSGWSLGDKVLRWYNPVNIQLWISNAFSSLKSTAEEYHLDGVDIDYENFPKRNSTFAYCIGELITLLKNQSVISIATIAPFHTTTTPYIELFEKYGDVIDFVNYQFYTDKVRKPKGYLEAFELRAEQFDKDKLLPSYEVNGRGIQGDAFFDALSLLEANEFTVNGVMIFSADASSSNDYYYERKSQDFLLNSTSV; encoded by the exons ATGTTAAAGTTTCagctctttcttttccttgttttcagAATTCTGTTCTTCTCAGAACAATTTTGTG ATGGCAAGGTGATGATGGAGTACATTGGAGCCACTGGCGTTCCTGTTAGATTTGATCCTGTTCCAATTGAAGATGGAATTGATTTCCACTTCATACTTAGTTTTGCTGTTGATGCTGATCCCTCTGGCAATGCCCAGAATGGCAAATTCTCAACATATTGGGCAGACACATTAACCCCAGAATCCGTTGCAGCAATCAAGAAGCAGCACCCCAATGTGAAAGTCATGGCCAGCCTTTCCGGATGGAGCTTAGGCGATAAAGTCCTCCGCTGGTACAACCCTGTCAACATCCAGCTATGGATATCTAATGCCTTTTCATCATTGAAATCAACAGCTGAAGAATATCATCTCGATGGCGTTGACATCGACTATGAAAACTTCCCGAAACGTAATTCAACTTTTGCTTATTGCATAGGTGAACTCATCACCCTCCTGAAGAACCAAAGTGTCATTTCTATAGCCACCATTGCTCCGTTTCACACTACAACTACACCCTACATTGAGCTGTTTGAGAAATATGGAGATGTAATTGACTTTGTCAACTATCAGTTCTACACTGATAAGGTTAGGAAACCAAAAGGGTACTTGGAAGCTTTCGAGCTTCGAGCTGAACAATTCGATAAGGATAAGTTGTTGCCCAGCTACGAAGTCAATGGGAGGGGGATTCAAGGTGATGCATTTTTTGATGCCTTGAGCCTTTTGGAGGCAAATGAGTTTACTGTTAATGGAGTTATGATCTTCTCAGCGGATGCTTCTTCCTCCAATGACTATTACTATGAGAGGAAATCACAAGATTTCTTGTTAAATTCTACTAGCGTATGA
- the LOC18611838 gene encoding uncharacterized protein At1g04910 produces MVNYRGSSLMRTSSTAKFLSRKQSTTTIAIYIIFLFAFSIFVFLFNAGNIVEDQQNPIISHESHSQSQSQLLQVADEELWGAPSSHGLRPCVKPTSRYKAAQGSGHYLTVKSNGGLNQMRTGISDMVAVAHIMNATLVIPQLDKRSFWQDSSTFSDIFDELHFIKTLQGDVRIIRELPKELELVPRARKHFASWSSMGYYKEMMHLWEDHQVIHVVKSDSRLANNDLPLDIQRLRCRALYHALRFSPPIQSLGKKLVDRLRMRGGRYIALHLRYEKDMLAFTGCTYGLTDAEAEELRIMRDNTKHWKIKEINSTEQRLGGFCPLTPKEVGIFLQAVGYPPSTLIYVAAGEIYGGDARLSELMYRFPNLVFKEQLATEKELKAFAKHASQSAALDYIISIESDVFVPSYSGNMARAVEGHRRFLGHRKTITPDRKGLVRLFDELEGGQHREASSFSYLVRQTHKNRQGAPRKRKGPSPGIKGKARFRTEESFYENPFPECICSSKVVKMVKN; encoded by the exons ATGGTAAACTACAGAGGCTCTTCTCTTATGAGAACCTCTTCAACAGCCAAATTTCTCTCTAGGAAACAATCTACTACGACCATTGCTATTTACATAATCTTCCTCTTTGCGTTTTCAATCTTCGTTTTTCTATTCAACGCTGGCAACATTGTGGAAGATCAACAAAACCCAATTATCTCTCACGAATCCCATTCCCAATCCCAATCTCAACTTCTACAG GTAGCTGATGAAGAACTTTGGGGTGCTCCTTCCAGCCATGGTTTACGTCCATGTGTCAAGCCTACAAGTAGATATAAAG CTGCACAAGGGTCCGGCCACTATTTAACAGTGAAAAGCAACGGGGGCTTGAATCAAATGCGCACTGGT ATATCAGACATGGTGGCTGTGGCACACATAATGAATGCAACCTTAGTCATTCCACAGCTGGATAAACGGTCCTTCTGGCAAGACTCAAG TACGTTTTCGGATATATTTGATGAGCTTCATTTCATCAAAACTTTACAAGGAGATGTGAGGATTATCAGGGAGCTTCCCAAGGAACTGGAGCTTGTTCCTCGGGCCCGAAAACACTTTGCTTCCTGGTCTAGCATGGGTTACTACAAAGAAATGATGCACCTTTGGGAGGACCATCAG GTAATCCATGTTGTTAAATCAGATTCTCGACTTGCAAACAACGATCTTCCTCTTGACATACAGAGGTTGAGATGCCGTGCTCTATACCATGCACTCCGCTTCTCTCCCCCAATTCAGAGCTTAGGAAAG AAGCTGGTGGATCGGCTGAGAATGCGGGGTGGAAGATACATTGCACTTCACTTAAGATATGAGAAAGACATGCTAGCTTTTACTGGTTGTACTTATGGTCTGACTGATGCAGAAGCTGAAGAGCTGAGAATAATGAG GGATAACACAAAGCATTGGAAGATTAAAGAGATAAACTCGACTGAACAGAGACTAGGTGGCTTTTGTCCACTAACTCCGAAGGAAGTTGGAATATTTCTTCAAGCTGTTGGTTATCCTCCATCAACATTAATTTATGTTGCAGCTGGTGAAATTTATGGTGGTGATGCTCGCCTTTCAGAGCTTATGTATCGCTTCCCAAATCTAGTTTTCAAG GAACAACTGGCTACAGAGAAAGAGTTGAAAGCATTTGCTAAGCATGCATCTCAAAGTGCTGCACTAGATTACATTATTTCCATAGAAAGCGACGTGTTTGTTCCATCTTATTCAGGTAACATGGCACGAGCTGTTGAGGGGCACCGCAGATTCTTAGGTCATCGGAAGACAATCACCCCAGACAG AAAAGGACTTGTCAGGCTTTTTGATGAGTTAGAAGGTGGACAGCACAGAGAAGCATCCTCATTCTCGTACCTTGTACGGCAGACACACAAGAACAG ACAAGGAGctccaagaaaaagaaaaggtccTTCGCCTGGAATCAAAGGCAAAGCACGTTTTAGAACTGAAGAATCCTTCTATGAAAATCCGTTCCCTGAGTGTATATGTAGTTCAAAGGTTGTTAAAATGGTTAAAAACTAA
- the LOC18611839 gene encoding uncharacterized protein LOC18611839: MPHRTRPMTALLVFTGLNVVLVSTITPVYDFVCFLPYWERRRERRRLEREALAHRSQSS, encoded by the exons ATGCCCCACAGAACACGGCCTATGACAGCGCTGTTAGTGTTCACTGGCCTCAACGTTGTCTTGGTCTCAACCATTACTCCTGTCTATGATTTTGTCTGCTTCCTTCCTTACTGGGAAAGACGG CGAGAACGGCGTCGTCTTGAACGTGAAGCTTTAGCACATAGATCTCAATCATCCTGA